A single region of the Alphaproteobacteria bacterium GM7ARS4 genome encodes:
- the sctN gene encoding type III secretion system ATPase SctN: MREGFDYITDVMDQAVHGVSTVSMRGRVTQAVGTIIKALAPSVEIGELCHLSNPGDDYMLPAEVVGFEGREALLTPLGEMIGISAVTEVIPTGKAHHVLVGDGLRGRIFDGMGHPLDGKPKIEGHTYYSVYNDAPAPLSRRIIGQPLPMGVRALDGLLTCGEGQRLGIFAAAGGGKSSLLSMLVKGTKADITVLALIGERGREVREFIERDLGEEGMKRSVVVVATSDKSSMERAKAAFVATAMAEYFRDRGLKVLLLMDSVTRFARAQREIGLAAGEPPTRRGFPPSVFATLPRLMERTGMSDKGSITALYTVLVEGDDMTEPVADETRSILDGHIILSRELAQKTHYPAIDILASASRVMNAVVTSDHLSHAAQIRTWMAHYQEVELLLRIGEYKSGNDEETDKAIAKHKEIVAFLRQGMDDVTPYEDVVSQMASIASS; this comes from the coding sequence ATGCGTGAGGGTTTTGATTATATTACCGATGTGATGGACCAAGCCGTCCATGGGGTGTCGACGGTCTCTATGCGTGGGCGCGTCACGCAAGCGGTGGGGACGATCATCAAGGCGTTAGCGCCTTCTGTGGAGATAGGGGAATTATGCCATTTGAGCAACCCGGGTGACGATTATATGTTGCCAGCGGAGGTTGTGGGCTTTGAGGGGCGGGAGGCGTTGCTCACGCCTTTAGGGGAGATGATAGGCATTTCGGCGGTCACGGAGGTTATTCCCACGGGCAAGGCGCATCATGTGTTGGTGGGGGATGGTTTGCGCGGGCGTATTTTTGACGGCATGGGACATCCTTTGGACGGCAAGCCAAAGATTGAGGGACATACATATTATTCTGTGTATAACGATGCGCCGGCGCCCTTATCGCGTCGTATTATCGGTCAGCCTCTTCCGATGGGTGTGCGCGCTCTTGATGGTTTGCTCACGTGCGGTGAGGGTCAGCGTTTGGGGATTTTTGCGGCTGCTGGCGGTGGCAAGAGCAGTTTGCTTTCGATGTTGGTGAAGGGGACGAAGGCGGACATCACGGTGCTGGCGCTCATAGGCGAGCGCGGGCGAGAGGTGCGCGAGTTCATCGAGCGGGATTTAGGCGAGGAAGGGATGAAGCGTTCGGTGGTTGTTGTGGCGACATCGGACAAATCGTCTATGGAGCGCGCCAAGGCGGCGTTTGTGGCGACGGCGATGGCGGAGTATTTTCGTGATAGGGGTTTGAAGGTTCTTTTGCTGATGGATTCGGTGACGCGCTTTGCCCGAGCACAGCGTGAGATAGGCTTAGCGGCGGGTGAGCCTCCTACAAGGCGTGGTTTTCCGCCTTCTGTTTTTGCCACCCTTCCTCGTCTTATGGAACGTACAGGCATGAGTGACAAAGGCTCGATCACGGCGCTCTACACGGTCTTAGTGGAAGGCGATGACATGACAGAGCCCGTTGCCGATGAGACTCGCTCTATTCTTGACGGGCATATCATCCTGTCGCGTGAATTGGCGCAAAAGACGCATTATCCCGCCATTGACATCCTTGCCAGTGCCAGCCGTGTCATGAATGCGGTTGTCACGTCCGACCATCTCTCCCATGCCGCGCAGATACGGACATGGATGGCGCACTATCAAGAGGTGGAATTGCTCTTACGTATAGGAGAGTATAAGAGCGGAAACGATGAGGAGACGGACAAGGCGATCGCCAAACATAAAGAGATTGTGGCGTTCTTGCGTCAAGGCATGGATGATGTGACGCCTTATGAGGATGTCGTCTCACAGATGGCGTCTATTGCCAGCAGCTAA
- a CDS encoding STAS domain-containing protein, whose product MDITITPHGRTVVVAPQDSVDSHNAQDLQEQLLPLFEDADAVILDGHAMPFITSAGLRVLLMAQQKGTTPKQFILCAINAEVRDVFRVAGLDALFHYEDNTQSALKAVS is encoded by the coding sequence ATGGACATCACCATCACACCCCATGGCCGCACTGTAGTCGTTGCGCCACAAGACAGCGTCGACTCCCATAACGCCCAAGACTTACAAGAGCAGTTGCTTCCGCTCTTCGAGGATGCCGATGCCGTCATCTTAGATGGCCATGCGATGCCATTCATCACGAGTGCGGGCTTGCGCGTCCTCCTCATGGCACAACAGAAAGGGACAACCCCCAAACAATTCATCCTTTGTGCCATCAATGCTGAGGTGCGTGACGTCTTTCGCGTGGCTGGCTTAGACGCCCTCTTCCACTATGAAGACAACACACAATCCGCCCTCAAAGCTGTCAGTTGA
- a CDS encoding YscO family type III secretion system apparatus protein, giving the protein MALWRLCIVALLRTLLSLRERRLMKAQAALRKAQHAHDRAVQHWLKCREALLLWRRALPEKENKLFLQLQDKDDVKRSDVEAMRIDIGNLRAHENRLDEESRQADHERKKTQTDLLACQETYQQAQKDMEKLKEADRDLSKRERLWAERMEDDVVDELSTSRHIARSSRRFS; this is encoded by the coding sequence ATGGCTCTTTGGCGGTTGTGTATCGTGGCATTATTGCGCACCCTTCTCTCTTTACGCGAAAGGCGTTTGATGAAGGCACAAGCGGCATTGCGTAAGGCACAACATGCCCATGACCGCGCCGTGCAGCATTGGCTTAAGTGTCGTGAGGCATTGCTCTTGTGGCGTCGCGCCTTGCCAGAGAAAGAGAACAAGCTCTTTTTGCAGTTGCAGGACAAAGATGATGTGAAACGGAGCGACGTGGAGGCGATGCGTATTGATATTGGCAATTTACGCGCCCATGAGAATCGCCTCGATGAAGAGTCGCGCCAAGCCGACCATGAAAGGAAAAAGACACAAACCGACCTCTTGGCATGCCAAGAGACGTATCAGCAAGCGCAGAAAGACATGGAGAAGCTGAAGGAGGCGGATAGAGACCTCAGCAAGCGTGAGCGCCTCTGGGCGGAGCGTATGGAGGATGATGTGGTGGATGAGCTGTCCACATCGAGGCATATCGCGCGCTCTTCCCGTCGCTTTTCGTGA
- a CDS encoding sigma-70 family RNA polymerase sigma factor, which translates to MSQEIPHSPPVTTSHTTSHTTSHTTAHYASPHNGTSPQTPPLHAPIKNIVELEKLIAKNKDKLHHFIARNIKYPDFTEDLFQSTCVEATRAYHKFRGDSAPSTWLFGIARNIIRNYVHRSPSFRYQFVDTDILINTPSKENTPEQDTENKEHISQVDLSIDSLPHKLRSVLKMVVEEHSYEDISTQLGISVGTVRSRLSRARSQLKRKMNSKSLESGVSLMRRKESALYKRLRSPKQHDVSTHATEAARTFQRSVRPYRAPTPQGHEAGHTAPLHARTSSIIARS; encoded by the coding sequence ATGTCGCAAGAGATACCCCATAGCCCGCCCGTCACCACGTCTCACACCACGTCTCATACCACGTCTCACACCACCGCCCATTATGCCTCTCCTCACAACGGCACATCGCCCCAAACACCCCCCCTCCATGCGCCCATCAAAAACATCGTTGAGTTAGAGAAGCTCATCGCCAAGAATAAGGATAAATTGCACCATTTTATTGCCCGCAATATCAAATATCCTGACTTTACAGAGGATTTATTTCAGAGCACGTGTGTGGAGGCGACGCGCGCCTACCATAAATTTCGTGGCGACTCCGCGCCCTCTACATGGCTCTTCGGCATTGCCCGCAACATCATACGCAACTATGTTCACCGCTCTCCCAGTTTTCGCTACCAATTCGTCGATACGGATATTCTTATCAACACGCCGTCAAAAGAGAATACGCCCGAGCAAGACACCGAGAATAAGGAACATATCAGCCAAGTCGATCTCTCCATCGATAGCCTTCCCCATAAATTGCGTTCCGTCCTCAAGATGGTCGTGGAAGAACATTCCTACGAGGATATTAGCACGCAGTTGGGGATTTCCGTTGGCACGGTGCGTTCGCGCCTGTCGAGAGCCCGTTCCCAGCTCAAACGCAAAATGAACAGCAAATCGTTAGAGAGTGGCGTCTCTCTCATGAGACGCAAAGAGAGCGCGCTCTATAAGCGCCTTCGTTCCCCCAAACAGCATGACGTCTCGACGCACGCCACTGAGGCAGCGCGCACATTCCAACGTTCGGTGCGCCCATACCGCGCCCCCACACCACAAGGTCATGAGGCGGGACATACCGCCCCCCTCCATGCCCGCACAAGCTCCATCATCGCTCGGTCATAA
- the cobO gene encoding cob(I)yrinic acid a,c-diamide adenosyltransferase has product MGEQKAYQESEEERNARANRKAALRKAAQDKELSTKTMARRGVLLVYTGNGKGKTTAALGLALRALGQGMGVAVVQFTKGRWRTGERRFFQDMTSSHKGKLLFKSMGDGFTWETQDRAADIRAAERAWKQVETVLQEARDDKTTWQMLILDELNSILRYGYLSIEHVCAVLRARPSHLHVVVTGRNADARLMELADTVTEMKNIKHAYQAGMRAQSGIEF; this is encoded by the coding sequence ATGGGAGAGCAGAAGGCGTATCAAGAAAGTGAAGAAGAGCGCAATGCGCGCGCTAACCGCAAGGCAGCGTTGCGCAAGGCGGCACAGGATAAGGAACTCTCGACCAAGACGATGGCGCGGCGCGGCGTTTTGCTTGTCTATACGGGCAATGGCAAGGGTAAGACAACGGCAGCCTTGGGGTTGGCGTTGCGCGCCTTAGGGCAGGGCATGGGCGTTGCGGTTGTGCAATTCACCAAAGGGCGATGGCGCACTGGTGAGCGCCGATTCTTCCAAGACATGACATCGTCCCATAAGGGGAAGCTCTTATTTAAGAGCATGGGCGATGGCTTTACGTGGGAGACCCAAGATAGGGCAGCCGATATACGCGCCGCCGAGAGGGCATGGAAGCAAGTAGAGACGGTGTTGCAGGAAGCGCGCGACGATAAGACAACGTGGCAGATGTTAATACTGGACGAACTCAATTCCATTCTACGCTATGGCTATTTATCCATAGAGCATGTGTGCGCCGTGCTACGCGCCCGCCCGTCCCATCTCCATGTTGTTGTCACGGGGAGAAACGCTGATGCGCGCCTTATGGAGCTCGCTGACACGGTGACAGAGATGAAGAATATCAAACATGCCTATCAAGCAGGCATGCGCGCCCAATCTGGCATTGAATTTTAG
- the cobN gene encoding cobaltochelatase subunit CobN: MHILQGTDVPIGQQDAVDLGQTPADILFLSMADSELCCLAQARAQRARQGMDMRVRVAHVGSLQHPLSVDTYVAKTARHARLIIVRLLGGRDYWRYGVERLAALHREHGVDVVFMSGTEHVDDTLRELSSVEGDVWERIWDYCRYGGVMNMENLLLYLQDRFLRHRQGARKTYPYGEAKPVPRAGLFRGGKTRVYGLSQWDKACVGDVRHPKIVILCYRALWLSADDAPIEALQEALTRHGFSSLAVFVASLRDGESSRMVDAVLGEVTPKALIDLTSFASRHEGGMDDCARWASLGFDGVVFQGMLASCSFDEWRKSTRGVPPRDVVMNVALPEMDGRLITRPLSFKDRVDFDDGVEAPLVKHAPVPDRIDFLCSLVKRFYVLATKRPHERRLALILAHYPHGDGRIGNGVGLDTPRSLWRLLHTLAQEGYDVRDIPEDSETLMRHIRSGVTSHWRTCESKDVECRLGAEAYGVIWNALPMSVREAIGARWGRMEDDPFFHEGERCFLLPVRRFGAVCVVVQPARGYHIDAASSYHDPALVPPHNYVAVYGWLARYDAVDGVIHLGKHGTLEWLPGKGVGLSSACYPEALFGAMPNVYPFIVNDPGEGIQAKRRAQATIIDHMTPPMARAGLYGFLSSLEALSEEYAHACALDPERLPALKREMVALAQRHGIDKDMGTEPSSQDFVASLDNHLCVIKESQIRDGLHVFGTAVEERAMASTLVALLRFPRGEGEGENSLLRALSEDMGFGDCDAFDPLSCALGAPYEGRHKEGEGEGEAGVQQGYRWRVQGDVVAFLEEEAHALLAGTKEAKASWHKTRAVLRYGESVRAILRRNGHAERLGLLRAIGGKSVAAGASGAPTKGRLDVFPMGRNFYAIDMRGMPSPSAYRLGKESAEQFFEDYCQRYGDPPQRVAMSVWATSNMRTYGHDIGQALALMGVEPWWDVGSQRVRGVKVIPLSVLGRQRVDVLLRVSGLFRDSFPHVMDLYASAVAQIADITDEGASDNPLRAWALRDERVWRSRGMGEAQAKAHARLRLFGSMPGAYGAGMQALIDEGGWHGDKDFADAFVAWGGYGYGGAFHGEDVAEVMRHCLTSVQAVLHNQDNSEHDILDSDDYYQFQGGMAATVRYLSGKQPHLYHHHYGNPYRKRVVPLQEEIGRVIRARAANPQWIKAMMRHGYKGAFELAATVDYLFAFAATARVVEDHHFDALYEAYLLDEDVVAFMRRANPHALQEMARRFREAQERGLWNSKRNDVGMV; this comes from the coding sequence ATGCATATTTTGCAAGGCACAGATGTCCCTATAGGGCAACAGGATGCGGTGGATTTAGGCCAGACGCCGGCGGATATTCTCTTTTTGTCTATGGCCGATAGCGAGCTCTGTTGTCTTGCCCAAGCGCGTGCGCAAAGAGCGCGTCAGGGTATGGATATGCGCGTGCGTGTTGCCCATGTGGGCTCTCTACAGCATCCCCTCTCTGTGGATACTTATGTGGCGAAGACGGCGCGTCATGCGCGTCTCATCATAGTCCGTTTATTAGGGGGGCGTGATTATTGGCGTTATGGGGTCGAGCGTTTGGCGGCGCTTCACAGGGAGCATGGGGTCGATGTTGTCTTCATGTCGGGGACAGAGCATGTGGATGATACGTTGCGCGAGCTTTCTTCTGTCGAGGGTGATGTGTGGGAGAGGATATGGGACTATTGTCGCTATGGCGGTGTCATGAACATGGAGAATCTCCTTTTGTATCTACAGGACAGATTTTTGCGCCATCGTCAAGGCGCGCGCAAGACGTATCCTTATGGCGAGGCAAAACCCGTCCCACGCGCAGGCCTCTTTAGAGGGGGCAAGACGCGTGTTTATGGCCTATCTCAGTGGGACAAGGCATGTGTGGGCGATGTGCGCCACCCAAAGATTGTTATCCTTTGTTATCGAGCCTTATGGTTGTCGGCAGATGATGCGCCTATCGAGGCTCTTCAAGAGGCATTGACACGACATGGCTTTTCTTCTCTTGCCGTGTTTGTCGCCAGTTTGCGCGATGGGGAGTCGTCTCGCATGGTTGATGCTGTCTTAGGGGAGGTGACACCCAAGGCGCTCATCGACCTCACCTCTTTTGCATCGAGACATGAGGGGGGCATGGATGATTGTGCGCGTTGGGCGTCTTTGGGTTTCGATGGCGTTGTCTTTCAAGGCATGCTTGCGAGCTGTTCCTTTGATGAATGGCGTAAGAGCACACGTGGTGTGCCACCACGGGATGTGGTGATGAACGTAGCATTGCCTGAGATGGATGGACGGCTGATCACGCGTCCCTTATCTTTCAAGGATAGGGTGGATTTTGACGATGGGGTGGAAGCGCCCCTTGTGAAGCATGCGCCTGTTCCTGACAGAATCGATTTCCTCTGTTCTCTCGTCAAGCGTTTTTATGTTTTGGCGACAAAACGTCCGCATGAGAGACGTCTGGCGCTCATCTTGGCGCACTATCCCCATGGGGATGGGCGTATTGGCAATGGCGTCGGTTTGGATACGCCTCGTTCCCTGTGGCGGCTATTGCATACGTTGGCACAAGAAGGCTATGACGTGCGCGACATTCCTGAGGATAGTGAGACATTGATGCGGCATATTCGCTCAGGTGTGACGAGCCATTGGCGGACATGTGAGAGCAAGGATGTGGAATGTCGTTTGGGGGCAGAGGCGTATGGCGTGATATGGAATGCTCTTCCCATGTCTGTGCGTGAGGCGATAGGCGCGCGTTGGGGGCGTATGGAGGATGACCCTTTTTTCCACGAGGGGGAGCGGTGCTTTTTATTGCCAGTACGTCGTTTTGGCGCTGTGTGTGTCGTTGTCCAACCAGCGAGGGGCTATCATATCGACGCGGCGTCATCTTATCATGATCCAGCATTGGTGCCTCCCCATAACTATGTGGCGGTGTATGGTTGGCTTGCCCGCTATGACGCTGTGGATGGTGTCATTCATCTTGGCAAGCATGGCACGTTGGAATGGCTTCCGGGCAAAGGCGTCGGTTTATCGAGCGCATGTTATCCTGAGGCTCTTTTTGGGGCGATGCCGAATGTCTATCCTTTCATTGTCAATGACCCGGGTGAGGGGATACAGGCGAAGAGACGCGCCCAAGCGACCATCATCGACCATATGACGCCTCCTATGGCGCGTGCGGGGCTTTATGGATTCTTGAGCAGTCTAGAGGCATTGAGCGAAGAGTATGCCCATGCGTGCGCCCTCGACCCCGAACGCTTACCAGCATTGAAACGCGAGATGGTGGCCTTAGCACAGCGTCACGGCATCGACAAGGATATGGGAACAGAGCCATCATCCCAAGATTTTGTGGCGTCATTGGACAATCACCTCTGTGTCATTAAGGAGAGCCAGATACGTGACGGCTTGCATGTTTTTGGCACGGCTGTGGAAGAACGCGCCATGGCGTCGACGCTTGTGGCCTTATTGCGCTTTCCTCGAGGCGAGGGTGAAGGCGAGAATTCTCTTTTACGCGCCTTGAGCGAAGATATGGGATTTGGCGATTGTGATGCTTTTGACCCTTTATCCTGTGCGCTAGGCGCTCCCTATGAAGGACGCCATAAGGAGGGAGAGGGGGAGGGAGAGGCTGGCGTCCAGCAAGGGTATAGATGGCGGGTGCAGGGGGATGTCGTGGCCTTTTTAGAGGAAGAAGCCCATGCCTTACTGGCGGGGACGAAGGAGGCAAAGGCGTCATGGCACAAGACTCGGGCGGTTTTACGCTATGGCGAGAGCGTGCGCGCCATCTTGCGGCGCAATGGTCATGCGGAGCGTTTAGGCTTATTGCGCGCCATAGGAGGCAAGTCTGTGGCAGCTGGCGCATCGGGCGCGCCGACAAAGGGGCGTTTGGATGTCTTTCCTATGGGAAGAAATTTTTATGCCATTGATATGAGGGGTATGCCATCGCCTTCAGCCTATCGTTTAGGCAAGGAGTCGGCAGAGCAGTTTTTCGAGGATTATTGCCAGCGCTATGGCGACCCGCCACAGCGGGTCGCCATGTCTGTATGGGCGACATCTAATATGCGCACCTATGGCCATGATATAGGACAGGCGCTTGCTCTTATGGGGGTTGAGCCATGGTGGGATGTGGGGTCGCAACGTGTGCGCGGTGTGAAAGTCATCCCGCTCAGTGTTTTAGGCAGGCAGAGGGTCGATGTCCTGTTGCGTGTGTCTGGTTTATTTCGTGATTCATTTCCCCATGTCATGGACTTATATGCGTCGGCGGTGGCACAGATTGCCGATATAACGGATGAAGGCGCGTCTGATAATCCTTTGCGCGCTTGGGCGTTGCGTGATGAGCGTGTGTGGCGGTCTCGTGGTATGGGTGAAGCGCAAGCGAAGGCGCATGCGCGTCTACGTCTTTTTGGTTCGATGCCTGGCGCCTATGGCGCAGGGATGCAAGCCCTTATTGATGAGGGGGGATGGCATGGGGACAAGGATTTTGCTGATGCCTTTGTGGCGTGGGGGGGGTATGGCTATGGGGGAGCGTTCCATGGCGAGGATGTGGCAGAAGTCATGCGTCATTGTCTCACATCTGTGCAAGCGGTCTTACATAACCAAGACAATAGTGAGCATGACATTTTAGATTCCGATGACTATTATCAATTTCAAGGGGGGATGGCGGCAACGGTGCGTTATCTATCGGGGAAACAGCCACATCTGTATCACCATCATTATGGCAATCCCTATCGCAAGAGGGTTGTTCCTTTACAAGAGGAGATAGGGCGCGTCATACGGGCGCGGGCAGCAAATCCACAATGGATAAAGGCGATGATGCGCCATGGGTATAAGGGCGCTTTTGAGTTGGCAGCGACGGTTGATTATCTCTTTGCGTTTGCTGCGACGGCGCGGGTTGTGGAAGACCATCATTTCGATGCGCTCTACGAAGCCTATCTGTTAGATGAGGATGTCGTGGCATTCATGCGCCGCGCTAATCCCCATGCGTTACAAGAGATGGCGCGCCGTTTTCGTGAAGCGCAAGAGAGGGGATTATGGAACAGCAAACGCAATGATGTGGGTATGGTGTGA
- the sctJ gene encoding type III secretion inner membrane ring lipoprotein SctJ encodes MAWRTPCKNPNDVWREREKAAIVAQMTIPIPSPPPIIRPPPIPVPPPPPAKTSWVHRVGQRLGVAMTYVLTCLALASCNVALYSSLPEQDINEMLAILLSNGIDAKKRPVKDNLYTLEVAERFIEPSIILLQNHGYPREVFSGVGDVFKQESRIASQLEQQARLNYALTQDLSHTLSEIDGVLSARVHVPITPHDGLTAGKDGVEGGHSAAAFIRYDDRYDLESLVPHIKGLLARGLHDVQYRNISVVLVPIAPAPIVVSKESTLLSGWFQGLFGEGDDSARHGEKAMSMALVALIIACVLVLSIGLNVMLWRRSRVASPQSEGS; translated from the coding sequence GTGGCATGGCGCACGCCTTGCAAGAACCCCAATGATGTGTGGCGCGAGCGTGAGAAGGCCGCCATCGTTGCGCAGATGACCATTCCCATTCCCTCACCGCCTCCCATCATACGTCCGCCCCCTATCCCCGTCCCGCCGCCACCGCCAGCCAAGACATCGTGGGTTCATAGGGTAGGGCAGAGGCTCGGGGTTGCCATGACGTATGTGCTGACGTGTTTGGCGTTGGCGTCATGCAATGTGGCGCTCTATTCGTCTTTGCCTGAGCAGGATATTAACGAGATGCTGGCCATTCTCTTGTCCAATGGGATCGATGCCAAGAAGCGTCCGGTTAAGGATAATCTCTATACGTTGGAGGTGGCAGAGCGTTTCATCGAGCCATCGATTATTTTATTGCAAAATCATGGGTATCCACGAGAAGTCTTTAGCGGTGTGGGCGATGTTTTTAAGCAAGAGAGTCGCATTGCTTCTCAGTTGGAGCAACAAGCGCGTCTCAACTATGCGTTGACTCAAGATTTGTCGCATACGCTGTCCGAGATTGATGGTGTGTTGTCGGCGCGTGTCCATGTGCCGATCACGCCCCATGATGGTTTGACGGCGGGCAAGGATGGCGTTGAGGGAGGGCATAGCGCGGCGGCGTTCATACGCTATGACGACCGCTATGACCTCGAGAGTCTTGTTCCGCACATTAAGGGATTGCTGGCGCGAGGGCTTCATGATGTCCAATATCGCAATATCTCTGTGGTGCTTGTTCCCATTGCGCCTGCGCCTATTGTTGTCTCGAAAGAGTCTACGCTCTTGTCTGGATGGTTTCAGGGTTTGTTTGGAGAGGGGGACGACTCGGCGCGTCATGGGGAAAAGGCCATGTCGATGGCGCTGGTTGCTCTCATCATCGCGTGTGTGCTTGTGCTGTCCATAGGGCTCAACGTGATGTTATGGCGTCGTTCCCGTGTGGCGTCACCGCAAAGTGAGGGTTCATAA
- a CDS encoding integration host factor subunit beta yields the protein MTTSIKKSDIIEELYRRHKKKDGKRFTRKKTSIYLDHIFDHIADALEQGRHMEIRGFGTLYTKQQKARIGRNPKTGETVPVAPKRSVRFRMSHALLQRLNDDKETP from the coding sequence ATGACGACATCGATAAAAAAATCCGACATCATCGAGGAACTCTATCGGCGCCATAAAAAGAAAGACGGGAAAAGATTTACCCGCAAAAAAACAAGCATATACCTAGACCATATTTTCGACCATATCGCAGACGCCCTAGAACAAGGAAGGCACATGGAAATTCGTGGATTTGGCACCCTCTACACCAAACAGCAAAAAGCGCGTATCGGACGCAACCCTAAAACCGGAGAAACCGTCCCCGTAGCGCCAAAACGCTCCGTCCGCTTCCGCATGAGCCACGCCTTGCTCCAACGTCTCAACGACGACAAAGAGACACCATAG
- a CDS encoding HrpE/YscL family type III secretion apparatus protein gives MALALRLDKTWRLAPECQHIDHKSYQSLCDAQQVVEEARNIANATLREADAIYEQKKREGFEEGKKESQRHAAMQMFSSVSRTIDYMTKTEGRMIDVVMQALTKILHTLPERDVVTSIVRSCLAHAQGQQRMVLRVHHGQASLVKEALQQALRGRSLSHYIEVEAVSDLPKGSAILESEIGVVDASLDVQLDAVRQALQGSLTVPSVSAHAGEQEEDGEHA, from the coding sequence ATGGCACTGGCTTTACGTTTAGATAAGACATGGCGGTTGGCGCCTGAATGCCAGCATATAGACCACAAGAGTTACCAAAGCTTGTGTGATGCTCAACAAGTTGTGGAAGAGGCACGTAACATAGCCAATGCCACGTTACGTGAGGCGGACGCCATCTATGAACAGAAGAAGCGAGAAGGTTTTGAGGAAGGGAAGAAGGAGTCTCAGCGTCATGCGGCCATGCAGATGTTTTCTTCTGTGTCGCGCACCATCGACTATATGACAAAGACGGAAGGGCGTATGATTGATGTTGTCATGCAAGCCCTCACGAAGATTTTGCATACCCTTCCCGAGCGTGATGTCGTGACGTCGATCGTGCGGAGTTGCCTTGCCCATGCGCAAGGCCAGCAGCGTATGGTGTTGCGCGTCCATCATGGTCAGGCGTCTCTTGTGAAGGAGGCATTGCAACAGGCGTTACGAGGGCGTTCCCTCAGTCACTATATCGAGGTAGAGGCTGTGAGCGATTTACCGAAGGGGAGTGCGATTCTCGAGAGTGAGATAGGCGTTGTGGATGCCAGTCTCGATGTGCAACTTGACGCCGTTCGCCAGGCGTTGCAGGGTTCGCTGACAGTGCCATCGGTGTCAGCCCATGCGGGCGAGCAAGAGGAGGATGGAGAGCATGCGTGA
- a CDS encoding GTP-binding protein, with protein MEKRSVTVISGFLGAGKTSIIRHWLQTSPEPFALLINEFGACDVDGEILRSSQKTNGRDAYPIITLDNGCLCCTVAQDFLPAMATLAGMAHAPHHIVIETSGLSLPQPLIDAFYWEAIRSRFVMNGFITVIDAPAYQRGSFADNPQQVEEQRNAIGSRHATPIETLMQDQCDAADMVLINKADLLTMQEYTPLEAMVRERLGRDLPIIRCCHARCPWHVALGERHAMRTQHTISPKDAHAHGDHHDHDHDAFRSIVCSLPVMASEDQALTHARDVLCRSDVYRVKGFMAVEAKARRLVVQGVGDRLEHYYDRPWREDEDRLSSLVVIGGRSLSESLCGGG; from the coding sequence ATGGAGAAGAGGTCGGTTACGGTTATCAGTGGTTTTTTGGGGGCGGGCAAGACGAGTATCATACGTCACTGGCTTCAGACGTCGCCAGAGCCTTTTGCGTTGCTTATCAACGAGTTTGGCGCATGCGATGTGGATGGTGAGATTTTACGTTCTTCTCAAAAGACGAACGGGCGTGACGCCTATCCTATTATCACGTTAGACAATGGGTGTCTTTGTTGCACGGTGGCACAGGATTTTTTGCCAGCGATGGCAACATTGGCGGGCATGGCGCATGCGCCTCACCATATCGTTATCGAGACATCTGGTCTCTCTCTTCCTCAGCCCCTCATCGATGCCTTTTACTGGGAGGCTATACGTTCGCGTTTTGTGATGAATGGGTTCATCACCGTCATCGATGCCCCAGCCTATCAGCGCGGTTCTTTTGCTGACAACCCTCAACAGGTAGAAGAGCAAAGGAATGCCATAGGCTCACGCCATGCGACCCCTATCGAGACCCTCATGCAAGACCAATGTGATGCGGCGGATATGGTGCTTATCAATAAGGCAGACCTCCTCACCATGCAGGAGTACACGCCATTGGAGGCGATGGTGAGAGAGCGTCTGGGGAGGGATCTGCCGATCATTCGTTGTTGTCATGCGCGTTGTCCTTGGCATGTGGCGTTAGGAGAACGCCATGCCATGCGCACCCAGCATACGATATCACCTAAAGACGCCCATGCGCATGGCGACCATCATGACCATGACCATGATGCTTTCCGTAGTATTGTGTGCTCTTTACCTGTCATGGCCAGTGAAGACCAAGCATTAACCCATGCCCGTGACGTGTTATGTCGTTCTGATGTCTATCGGGTTAAGGGTTTCATGGCGGTGGAGGCAAAGGCGAGGCGTCTTGTGGTGCAAGGCGTTGGCGACAGGCTAGAGCACTATTATGACCGCCCTTGGCGCGAGGACGAGGACCGCCTCTCTTCCCTTGTCGTCATAGGGGGGCGTTCCCTCAGTGAGTCTCTCTGTGGCGGGGGATGA